A window from Streptomyces sp. NBC_00271 encodes these proteins:
- a CDS encoding SDR family oxidoreductase has protein sequence MSGPLLCEGRVVIVTGAGRGLGRAHALAYAAEGARVVVNDLGVGLDGTPGPDSPAARVVAEIRAAGGQAVAHGGDIATTDGAASLVRTALETYGRLDTLVNNAGFLRDRMLVNLDEDDWDAVLRVHLKGHFLPLKHAAAHWRAEAKDGRTPRARVVNTSSGAGLLGSVGQGNYSAAKAGIIGLTLVAAAELGRYGVQVNAIAPAARTRMTERTFADTMAAPDAESFDAMAPENVSPLVVWLGACASTGVTGRVFETEGGRITVMEGWRPGPTADKGARWTPSEAGDTALKLLAEAEVPGAVYGAGYP, from the coding sequence ATGAGTGGACCGCTGCTGTGCGAGGGGCGGGTCGTGATCGTCACGGGCGCCGGGCGCGGACTCGGCCGCGCGCACGCGCTCGCGTACGCCGCCGAGGGCGCGCGGGTCGTCGTGAACGACCTCGGGGTGGGCCTCGACGGCACGCCCGGCCCCGACAGCCCGGCCGCGCGGGTCGTGGCGGAGATCCGGGCGGCGGGCGGACAGGCGGTGGCCCACGGCGGCGACATCGCCACCACCGACGGGGCCGCCTCCCTCGTACGCACCGCGCTGGAGACGTACGGACGCCTGGACACCCTCGTCAACAACGCGGGGTTCCTGCGCGACCGGATGCTCGTCAACCTCGACGAGGACGACTGGGACGCCGTGCTGCGCGTCCACCTCAAGGGCCACTTCCTGCCGCTGAAGCACGCGGCGGCGCACTGGCGGGCGGAGGCGAAGGACGGCCGCACGCCCCGGGCCAGGGTCGTCAACACCAGCAGCGGGGCGGGTCTGTTGGGTTCGGTCGGACAGGGCAACTACAGCGCCGCCAAGGCCGGGATCATCGGCCTGACCCTGGTCGCCGCGGCCGAACTGGGCCGCTACGGCGTCCAGGTCAACGCGATCGCCCCCGCGGCCCGCACCCGGATGACCGAACGCACCTTCGCGGACACCATGGCGGCCCCCGACGCCGAATCCTTCGACGCGATGGCCCCCGAGAACGTCTCCCCCCTCGTCGTCTGGCTCGGCGCGTGCGCGAGCACCGGAGTCACCGGCCGCGTCTTCGAGACCGAGGGCGGCCGCATCACCGTCATGGAGGGCTGGCGGCCGGGCCCCACCGCGGACAAGGGCGCCCGCTGGACCCCGTCCGAGGCAGGCGACACGGCCCTGAAGCTGCTGGCGGAGGCGGAGGTTCCGGGGGCGGTGTACGGGGCGGGGTATCCCTGA